A window of Oncorhynchus tshawytscha isolate Ot180627B linkage group LG10, Otsh_v2.0, whole genome shotgun sequence contains these coding sequences:
- the LOC112246467 gene encoding uncharacterized protein LOC112246467 isoform X2, whose product MGGLTLTLLLLCLSGTLSEDAGEDNLNDIMVQIQPEQGQDIENEYKTHNQHSEQDQDIESEVIFKQNQAPSLPETNGSCQPDMCNLLRHLGAMEARLTTAENQVEELSNMEAIVALLQRETEFQAAQLRVMETKLSTSENLMKSMKRENDVQERKLQVLSFRVNATEFRVEQQQILLDELRRQSEDGTKIAFTAALGGDGHIPPSERETNLAFSNVFTNVGDAYNPGSGVFNVFTRL is encoded by the exons ATGGGGGGACTGACTCTGACCCTGCtgctgctgtgtctgtctgggactctcagtgaagatgctggagaagaCAACCTCAATGACATCATGGTACAGATTCAGCCTGAACAGGGACAGGACATAGAGAATGAATACAAGACTCACAACCAACACTCTGAACAGGACCAGGACATAGAAAGTGAAGTTATTTTCAAACAGAATCAAGCACCATCCCTACCAGAGACAAACGGTAGCTGCCAGCCAGACATGTGTAACCTTCTTAGGCATCTGGGAGCCATGGAGGCCAGACTGACCACTGCAGAGAACCAGGTGGAAGAATTGAGTAACATGGAGGCTATTGTTGCTCTTCTACAGAGAGAAACTGAAT tTCAAGCAGCGCAGCTCAGAGTCATGGAGACCAAGCTGAGCACCAGTGAGAACCTGATGAAGAgcatgaagagagagaatgacg TACAGGAGAGGAAGCTTCAAGTATTGTCATTTAGAGTCAACGCCACTGAGTTCAGAGTGGAGCAACAGCAAATCCTGCTGGACGAACTGAGGAGACAGAGTGAAG ACGGAACAAAGATTGCTTTTACGGCAGCACTAGGAGGAGATGGCCATATACCGCcctctgagagagagaccaacTTGGCATTCAGCAACGTCTTCACAAACGTTGGCGATGCCTACAACCCTGGATCAG GTGTCTTCAATGTATTTACAAGATTATAG
- the LOC112246405 gene encoding mannose-binding protein-like isoform X2 encodes MAMPRLFLNILLTSQLTVFLPSEAQKQTPPPHTSSLSCPAYPGVPGIPGHNGLPGRDGRDGHDGVTGPKGEKGHPGGIGVQGPPGDVGPAGPKGEIGESGDAGSNSVISHLLAEIQQLKARQANLEKAASFRVFQKAGDKYLVSNGVLGSFDEGLKFCSNVGATLVMPRNDVENQALSKFIVGASYGFLGATDRKTEGVWVDLNDEPLTYLDWHSGEPNSGGNGIEDCIATTTSGPWVDITCDANIVIICEI; translated from the exons ATGGCGATGCCCCGGTTGTTTCTCAACATTCTGCTGACCTCACAATTGACTGTGTTCCTGCCAAGTGAAGCCCAAAAGCAAACCCCTCCCCCTCACACTTCCAGCCTGAGCTGCCCAGCTTATCCCGGTGTCCCTGGCATACCTGGTCATAACGGTCTGcctgggagagatgggagggacgGGCATGACGGAGTCACAGGACCCAAGGGAGAGAAAGGACACCCTG GAGGAATAGGGGTACAGGGACCCCCTGGTGATGTGGGGCCAGCTGGACCTAAAGGGGAGATAGGGGAGTCAGGAG ATGCAGGAAGCAACAGTGTGATCAGCCATTTACTCGCTGAGATCCAACAGCTCAAAGCCAGACAGGCTAATCTTGAGAAAG CTGCAAGCTTCAGGGTCTTCCAGAAGGCAGGGGACAAATATTTAGTGTCCAATGGAGTGCTGGGGAGTTTCGATGAAGGTTTGAAGTTCTGCAGCAACGTTGGTGCGACACTGGTCATGCCAAGGAATGATGTGGAGAACCAAGCTCTTTCCAAATTCATTGTTGGTGCTTCTTATGGTTTCCTGGGAGCAACAGACAGGAAAACAGAGGGTGTTTGGGTAGATTTGAATGACGAGCCACTGACGTATCTGGACTGGCACAGTGGGGAACCAAACAGTGGAGGTAATGGTATAGAAGACTGTATTGCAACAACAACCTCTGGACCTTGGGTTGATATTACCTGTGATGCAAACATTGTTATAATATGTGAAATTTAA
- the LOC112246405 gene encoding mannose-binding protein-like isoform X1, with the protein MLKGSRDHSMAMPRLFLNILLTSQLTVFLPSEAQKQTPPPHTSSLSCPAYPGVPGIPGHNGLPGRDGRDGHDGVTGPKGEKGHPGGIGVQGPPGDVGPAGPKGEIGESGDAGSNSVISHLLAEIQQLKARQANLEKAASFRVFQKAGDKYLVSNGVLGSFDEGLKFCSNVGATLVMPRNDVENQALSKFIVGASYGFLGATDRKTEGVWVDLNDEPLTYLDWHSGEPNSGGNGIEDCIATTTSGPWVDITCDANIVIICEI; encoded by the exons ATGCTAAAAGGCTCAAG AGACCACTCGATGGCGATGCCCCGGTTGTTTCTCAACATTCTGCTGACCTCACAATTGACTGTGTTCCTGCCAAGTGAAGCCCAAAAGCAAACCCCTCCCCCTCACACTTCCAGCCTGAGCTGCCCAGCTTATCCCGGTGTCCCTGGCATACCTGGTCATAACGGTCTGcctgggagagatgggagggacgGGCATGACGGAGTCACAGGACCCAAGGGAGAGAAAGGACACCCTG GAGGAATAGGGGTACAGGGACCCCCTGGTGATGTGGGGCCAGCTGGACCTAAAGGGGAGATAGGGGAGTCAGGAG ATGCAGGAAGCAACAGTGTGATCAGCCATTTACTCGCTGAGATCCAACAGCTCAAAGCCAGACAGGCTAATCTTGAGAAAG CTGCAAGCTTCAGGGTCTTCCAGAAGGCAGGGGACAAATATTTAGTGTCCAATGGAGTGCTGGGGAGTTTCGATGAAGGTTTGAAGTTCTGCAGCAACGTTGGTGCGACACTGGTCATGCCAAGGAATGATGTGGAGAACCAAGCTCTTTCCAAATTCATTGTTGGTGCTTCTTATGGTTTCCTGGGAGCAACAGACAGGAAAACAGAGGGTGTTTGGGTAGATTTGAATGACGAGCCACTGACGTATCTGGACTGGCACAGTGGGGAACCAAACAGTGGAGGTAATGGTATAGAAGACTGTATTGCAACAACAACCTCTGGACCTTGGGTTGATATTACCTGTGATGCAAACATTGTTATAATATGTGAAATTTAA
- the LOC112246467 gene encoding uncharacterized protein LOC112246467 isoform X1, which translates to MGGLTLTLLLLCLSGTLSEDAGEDNLNDIMVQIQPEQGQDIENEYKTHNQHSEQDQDIESEVIFKQNQAPSLPETNGSCQPDMCNLLRHLGAMEARLTTAENQVEELSNMEAIVALLQRETEFQAAQLRVMETKLSTSENLMKSMKRENDVQERKLQVLSFRVNATEFRVEQQQILLDELRRQSEDGTKIAFTAALGGDGHIPPSERETNLAFSNVFTNVGDAYNPGSGVFNTPVKGVYYFSFSSFANSQHNVCVSLFRNNVRMLSACDHHTEHDSSDSSGNGGTLHLEQGDHVYMTLHAHSHIFADFQNRSTFSGFLLFRT; encoded by the exons ATGGGGGGACTGACTCTGACCCTGCtgctgctgtgtctgtctgggactctcagtgaagatgctggagaagaCAACCTCAATGACATCATGGTACAGATTCAGCCTGAACAGGGACAGGACATAGAGAATGAATACAAGACTCACAACCAACACTCTGAACAGGACCAGGACATAGAAAGTGAAGTTATTTTCAAACAGAATCAAGCACCATCCCTACCAGAGACAAACGGTAGCTGCCAGCCAGACATGTGTAACCTTCTTAGGCATCTGGGAGCCATGGAGGCCAGACTGACCACTGCAGAGAACCAGGTGGAAGAATTGAGTAACATGGAGGCTATTGTTGCTCTTCTACAGAGAGAAACTGAAT tTCAAGCAGCGCAGCTCAGAGTCATGGAGACCAAGCTGAGCACCAGTGAGAACCTGATGAAGAgcatgaagagagagaatgacg TACAGGAGAGGAAGCTTCAAGTATTGTCATTTAGAGTCAACGCCACTGAGTTCAGAGTGGAGCAACAGCAAATCCTGCTGGACGAACTGAGGAGACAGAGTGAAG ACGGAACAAAGATTGCTTTTACGGCAGCACTAGGAGGAGATGGCCATATACCGCcctctgagagagagaccaacTTGGCATTCAGCAACGTCTTCACAAACGTTGGCGATGCCTACAACCCTGGATCAG GTGTCTTCAATACGCCAGTGAAAGGAGTCTACTACTTCAGCTTCTCATCATTTGCCAATAGCCAGCACAACGTCTGTGTAAGTCTGTTTAGGAATAATGTACGCATGTTGTCTGCGTGTGATCATCATACAGAGCAtgatagttctgatagttctggTAATGGAGGGACACTACATCTAGAACAGGGAGACCATGTCTACATGACTCTCCATGCTCATTCACACATATTTGCAGACTTCCAAAACCGCAGCACATTCAGTGGCTTCCTGCTTTTCAGAACATAA
- the LOC112246405 gene encoding adiponectin-like isoform X3, with the protein MLKGSRDHSMAMPRLFLNILLTSQLTVFLPSEAQKQTPPPHTSSLSCPAYPGVPGIPGHNGLPGRDGRDGHDGVTGPKGEKGHPGGIGVQGPPGDVGPAGPKGEIGESGDAGSNSVISHLLAEIQQLKARQANLEKGAAQDNMDVTNTVKHYSSFYIKSYMYFST; encoded by the exons ATGCTAAAAGGCTCAAG AGACCACTCGATGGCGATGCCCCGGTTGTTTCTCAACATTCTGCTGACCTCACAATTGACTGTGTTCCTGCCAAGTGAAGCCCAAAAGCAAACCCCTCCCCCTCACACTTCCAGCCTGAGCTGCCCAGCTTATCCCGGTGTCCCTGGCATACCTGGTCATAACGGTCTGcctgggagagatgggagggacgGGCATGACGGAGTCACAGGACCCAAGGGAGAGAAAGGACACCCTG GAGGAATAGGGGTACAGGGACCCCCTGGTGATGTGGGGCCAGCTGGACCTAAAGGGGAGATAGGGGAGTCAGGAG ATGCAGGAAGCAACAGTGTGATCAGCCATTTACTCGCTGAGATCCAACAGCTCAAAGCCAGACAGGCTAATCTTGAGAAAG GTGCAGCACAGGACAATATGGATGTAACCAACACAGTCAAACATTATTCTTCCTTTTATATAAAGAGTTACATGTATTTTTCAACATAA